The Candidatus Hydrogenedentota bacterium nucleotide sequence TCCTTCCGCACCTTGGCCAGGTCGGCGTCCACCATCATCTCGATGAGACCCTTGAAATCCACCTCGGGTTTCCAGCCCAGCTCCCGGCGCGCCTTTGAGGCGTCCCCAAGCAGCAGGTGGACCTCCGCGGGCCGGTAGTAGGCGGGGTCCTCCACCACATGCGCCCGCCAGTCCAGCCCGACCCGGGCAAAGGCGACCTCGCACATTTCCCCCACCGTGTGGGTCTCGCCGCTCGATATCACATAGTCGTCCGGGGTCTCCTGCTGGAGCATCAGCCACATGGCCCGCACATAGTCCCGCGCGTAACCCCAGTCGCGCCGCGCGTCGAGGTTGCCCATGCGCAGTTCCGTGTCCAGCCCCATCTTGATGCGGGCCACGCCGTTGGTCACTTTGCGGGTGACGAATTCCAGGCCGCGGCGGGGCGACTCGTGGTTAAAAAGGATGCCGGACACCGCGTAAATATCGTAACTCTCCCGGTAGTTCACCGTAATCCAGTGGCCGTAGACCTTGGCCACGCCATAGGGGCTGCGCGGGTAGAAGGGGGTGCGCTCGGTCTGGGGCGTCTCCTGCACCTTGCCGAACATCTCGCTGGACGAGGCCTGATAGAACCGTATGGTCTTGTCCACCA carries:
- the gmd gene encoding GDP-mannose 4,6-dehydratase, which codes for MAKTRALITGITGQDGSYLAEWLLEKGYEVHGVVRRSSTETFERIWHVKDRITLHQADLTDQVSMVDLLGQVHPNEVYNLGAQSFVPTSWCQPILTGDVTALGVTRVLEAIRMVDKTIRFYQASSSEMFGKVQETPQTERTPFYPRSPYGVAKVYGHWITVNYRESYDIYAVSGILFNHESPRRGLEFVTRKVTNGVARIKMGLDTELRMGNLDARRDWGYARDYVRAMWLMLQQETPDDYVISSGETHTVGEMCEVAFARVGLDWRAHVVEDPAYYRPAEVHLLLGDASKARRELGWKPEVDFKGLIEMMVDADLAKVRKEMDNPRALP